The Budorcas taxicolor isolate Tak-1 chromosome 2, Takin1.1, whole genome shotgun sequence genome window below encodes:
- the NTHL1 gene encoding endonuclease III-like protein 1 isoform X3 → MNAAGVRMVVTRARSQGTGTSLRPGGEKAAPLRSGEAAAEGRKSYSPVKRRRKARRLSVAYETSEGEEGEGAERLQAPSWQPQDWRRQLDNIRTMRSGKDAPVDQLGAEHCFDPSASPKVQRYQVLLSLMLSSQTKDQVTAGAMQRLRARGLTVDSILQTDDSTLGTLIYPVGFWRSKVKYIKQTTAILQQRYGGDIPASVAELVALPGVGPKMAHLAMAVAWGTVSGIAVDTHVHRIANRLRWTKEATRSPEETRRALEEWLPRELWREINGLLVGFGQQTCLPVRPHCHACLNRALCPAAQGL, encoded by the exons ATGAACGCGGCGGGAGTGAGGATGGTGGTGACCCGCGCCCGGAGCCAGGGGACTGGGACCAGTCTGAGGCCGGGTGGGGAGAAGGCCGCGCCGCTCCGGAGCGGAGAGGCGGCTGCAG AAGGGAGGAAAAGCTACAGTCCTGTGAAGCGTCGGCGGAAGGCACGAAGATTGAGCGTGGCCTACGAGAcctcagaaggtgaagaaggcGAGGGGGCCGAGCGTCTCCAGGCACCATCCTGGCAGCCTCAGGACTGGCGGCGGCAACTGGACAACATCCGGACCATGAGGAGCGGGAAGGATGCGCCCGTGGACCAGCTGGGGGCTGAGCACTGCTTTGACCCCAGCGCATCCCCAAAG GTGCAGAGGTACCAGGTGCTGCTGTCCCTGATGCTCTCCAGCCAGACCAAGGACCAGGTGACAGCGGGCGCCATGCAGCGGCTACGGGCCCGGGGCCTGACGGTGGACAGCATCCTGCAAACGGACGACAGCACACTGGGAACGCTCATCTATCCTGTGGGCTTCTGGAGG AGCAAGGTGAAGTACATCAAACAGACCACTGCAATCCTGCAGCAGCGTTACGGTGGAGACATCCCAGCCTCCGTGGCAGAGCTGGTGGCGCTGCCCGGTGTTGGGCCCAAGATGGCGCACTTGGCCATGGCGGTGGCCTGGGGCACTGTGTCAGGCATTG CAGTGgacacacatgtgcacagaaTTGCCAACCGACTCAGGTGGACCAAGGAGGCAACCAGGTCCCCAGAGGAAACCCGAAGGGCTCTGGAGGAGTGGCTGCCCAG GGAACTGTGGAGAGAAATCAATGGCCTGCTGGTGGGCTTTGGCCAACAGACTTGCCTGCCCGTCCGCCCACACTGCCACGCCTGCCTCAACCGGGCCCTGTGCCCAGCTGCACAGGGACTCTGA
- the ZNF598 gene encoding E3 ubiquitin-protein ligase ZNF598: protein MAAAAAAGPEGRRAAQEAAAAAPERGGGSCVLCCGDLEATALGRCDHPVCYRCSTKMRVLCEQRYCAVCREELRQVVFGRTLPAFAAIPLHQLQHEKKYDIYFTDGRVFALYRQLLQHECPRCPERPPFSLFGDLEQHMRKQHELFCCKLCLRHLQIFTHERKWYSRKDLARHRMQGDPDDTSHRGHPLCKFCDERYLDNDELLKHLRRDHYFCHFCDADGAQDYYSDYAYLREHFREKHFLCEEGRCSTEQFTHAFRTEIDLKAHRTACHSRSRAEARQNRQIDLQFSYAPRHSRRSEGVIGGEDYEELDRYNRQGRTGRASGRGAQQSRRGSWRYKREEEDREVAAAIRASVATQQQQQQETRRTEDREEGGRPKKEEVGLRGPEEARGPRRPARTPGEGPGPKEASANGPMSQEAFSTTGPAAGATLPNALPPPTSKLKDEDFPSLCASASSSSSAAATPGPVGLALAYSVPARGRTTFQEEDFPALVPSASKPSSAPTSLISAWNSGASKKVAHPAPGSQSTSGASQPPRKSGKGGKGGKKGGPLPAEEAEEDGRAGLTAQELRSVPTTVAVSSLLAGAATQTFTKVSKKKKMGSEKSGTASPPPPDREGPPGAELAPTATPGRAEGPATVIVNGHSEGPAPARSTPKEPPGLPRPLGPPPCPTPQEDFPALCGSCPPRMPPPPGFNAVVLLKGTPPPPGLAPPISKPPPGFSGLPSSPHPACVPSTTTTTKAPKPMPVPRAYLVPENFRERNLQLIQSIRDFLQSDEARFSKFKSYSGEFRQGMISAAQYYKSCRDLLGENFEKIFNELLVLLPDTAKQQELLLAHTDFRGREKPPGTKAKKNRRSAWQASTQQVGLDCCVCPTCQQVLAHGDVGSHQALHAARDDDFPSLQALARILT from the exons AtggcggcggctgcggcggcggGCCCGGAGGGGCGGCGCGCGGcccaggaggcggcggcggcagcaccTGAGCGGGGCGGCGGGAGTTGCGTACTGTGCTGCGGGGACCTGGAGGCCACGGCGCTGGGCCGCTGCGACCACCCGGTGTGCTACCGCTGCTCCACCAAGATGCGGGTGCTGTGTGAGCAGCGGTACTGCGCCGTGTGCCGCGAGGAGCTGCGCCAG GTGGTCTTTGGGAGGACACTGCCTGCCTTTGCCGCCATCCCTCTTCACCAGCTGCAGCACGAGAAGAAGTATGACATCTACTTTACGGACGGAAGAGTGTTCGCCCTCTATAG GCAGCTGCTGCAGCACGAGTGCCCACGCTGTCCTGAGCGGCCGCCCTTCAGCCTCTTTGGGGACCTGGAGCAGCACATGCGGAAGCAGCACGAGCTGTTCTGCTGCAAGCTGTGCCTCAGGCACCTGCAG ATCTTCACGCATGAGCGGAAGTGGTACTCGCGCAAGGACCTGGCTCGGCACCGCATGCAGGGGGACCCCGACGACACGTCGCACCGCGGACACCCCCTCTGCAAGTTCTGTGACGAGCGCTACCTGGACAACGACGAGCTGCTCAAGCACCTGCGTCGTGACCACTACTTCTGCCACTTTTGCGACGCGGATGGGGCTCAGGACTACTACAG TGACTATGCGTATCTGCGCGAGCACTTCCGTGAGAAGCACTTCCTGTGCGAGGAGGGCCGCTGCAGCACCGAGCAGTTCACTCACGCCTTCCGCACGGAGATCGACTTGAAGGCCCACAGGACGGCCTGCCACAGCCGCAGCCGCGCCGAGGCCCGCCAGAACCGCCAGATCGACCTGCAGTTCAGCTACGCACCGCGGCACTCGCGCCGGAGCGAGG GGGTCATCGGCGGCGAGGACTATGAGGAACTGGACAGGTACAACCGCCAGGGCCGCACAGGCCGGGCCAGCGGCCGCGGAGCCCAGCAGAGCCGCCGAGGAAGCTGGAGGTACAAGAG GGAAGAAGAGGACCGAGAAGTGGCAGCCGCCATCCGGGCCTCGGTGGccacccagcagcagcagcagcaggagacgcGCAGGACTGAGGACCGGGAAGAGGGCGGCAGGCCCAAGAAGGAGGAAGTGGGGCTGCGGGGTCCCGAGGAGGCCCGCGGCCCCCGGCGCCCAGCCCGGACTCCAGGCGAGGGCCCAG GTCCCAAGGAAGCCTCCGCCAACGGTCCTATGAGCCAGGAAGCCTTTTCCACCACTGGCCCAGCTGCAGGAGCCACACTCCCAAA CGCTCTCCCGCCCCCCACTTCGAAGCTCAAGGATGAAGACTTCCCCAGCCTCTGTGCCTCCGCTTCGTCCTCGAGCTCCGCGGCAGCCACCCCAGGCCCTGTGGGGCTGGCGCTGGCTTATTCTGTGCCCGCCAGAGGCAGGACCACCTTCCAGGAGGAAGACTTCCCTGCCCTGGTGCCCTCTGCCTCCAAGCCTAGCAGCGCCCCCACCAGCCTCATCTCTGCTTGGAACAGTGGGGCCAGCAAGAAGGTGGCACATCCTGCCCCAGGGTCCCAGTCCACCAGTGGGGCCAGCCAGCCCCCCAGGAAGTCTGGCAAGGGGGGAAAGGGGGGCAAAAAGGGTGGGCCGCTGCCTGCAGAGGAGGCGGAGGAGGATGGCCGTGCAGGCCTCACGGCCCAGGAGCTGCGGAGCGTGCCCACGACGGTCGCCGTCTCCTCCCTGCTGGCCGGGGCTGCCACCCAGACCTTTACCAAGGTCAGCAAGAAGAAGAAGATGGGCTCCGAGAAGTCGGGTACTGCGTCGCCCCCACCCCCTGACAGAGAGGGGCCCCCTGGGGCCGAGCTGGCCCCCACGGCTACCCCTGGCAGAGCTGAGGGGCCTGCCACCGTCATCGTCAATGGACACTCAGAGGGGCCGGCCCCGGCTCGGAGCACCCCCAAGGAGCCCCCTGGGCTCCCAAGGCCCCTGGGGCCACCCCCCTGCCCCACGCCCCAGGAAGACTTCCCAGCGCTCTGTGGCTCCTGCCCACCCAGGATGCCCCCACCTCCAG GCTTCAACGCCGTGGTGCTCCTGAAGGGCACCCCACCTCCGCCGGGCCTGGCGCCCCCCATCAGCAAGCCACCCCCCGGCTTCTCCGGCCTTCCGTCTAGCCCCCACCCggcctgtgtccccagcactaCAACCACCACGAAAGC ACCCAAGCCAATGCCTGTGCCCCGGGCCTACCTGGTCCCTGAGAACTTCCGGGAGAGGAACCTGCAGCTCATCCAGTCCATCAGGGACTTCCTGCAGAGCGACGAGGCCCGCTTCAGCAAGTTCAAGAGCTACTCGGGGGAGTTCAGACAG GGCATGATCTCTGCAGCCCAGTATTACAAGAGTTGCCGGGACCTGCTGGGGGAGAACTTCGAGAAGATCTTCAAcgagctgctggtgctgctgcctgATACAGCCAAGCAGCAGGAGCTGCTGTTGGCTCACACGGACTTCCGCGGCCGCGAGAAGCCTCCAGGCACGAAGGCCAAGAAGAACAGGAGGAGCGCGTGGCAGGCCAGCACCCAGCAGGTGGGCCTGGACTGCTGTGTGTGCCCCACTTGCCAGCAGGTGCTGGCGCACGGCGATGTGGGCAGCCACCAGGCGCTGCACGCCGCCCGGGACGATGACTTCCCCTCCCTGCAGGCCCTCGCCAGGATCCTCACGTAG
- the NHERF2 gene encoding Na(+)/H(+) exchange regulatory cofactor NHE-RF2 isoform X3 gives MAAPEPLRPRLCRLVRGEHGYGFHLHGEKGRRGQFIRRVEPGSPAEAAALRAGDRLVEVNGVNVEGETHHQVVQRIKAVEGQTRLLVVDKETDEELHRRQLTCTEEMARRGLPPAHDPWEPEPDWARAGSLSSEATQEDANGPLRELRPRLCHLRKGPQGYGFNLHSDKSRPGQYIRSVDPGSPAAHSGLRAQDRLIEVNGQNVEGLRHAEVVASIKAREDEAQLLVVDPETDEHFKRLRVTPTEEHVEGWQHVEARPFSGERPSPEPHSS, from the exons ATGGCCGCACCAGAGCCCCTGCGGCCGCGCCTGTGCCGCCTGGTGCGCGGCGAGCACGGCTACGGCTTCCACCTGCACGGGGAGAAGGGCCGCCGCGGGCAGTTCATCCGGCGCGTGGAGCCCGGTTCCCCCGCCGAGGCGGCCGCGCTGCGCGCCGGAGACCGGCTGGTCGAGGTCAACGGCGTCAACGTGGAGGGCGAGACGCACCACCAG GTGGTGCAGAGGATCAAGGCCGTGGAGGGGCAGACGCGCCTGCTGGTGGTGGACAAGGAGACAGACGAGGAGCTCCACCGGCGGCAGCTGACCTGCACCGAGGAGATGGCCCGGCGAGGGCTGCCGCCAGCCCATGACCCCTGGGAGCCGGAGCCAGACTGGGCACGAGCGGGCAGCCTCAGCTCCGAGGCCACCCAGGAG GATGCCAACGGGCCCCTGAGGGAGCTGCGCCCAAGGCTCTGCCACCTACGGAAGGGCCCCCAGGGCTACGGGTTTAACCTACACAGCGACAAGTCCCGGCCCGGACAGTACATCCGCTCAGTGGACCCCGGCTCCCCTGCTGCCCACTCTGGTCTCCGTGCCCAGGACCGACTCATAGAG GTGAACGGGCAGAATGTGGAGGGGCTGCGCCATGCAGAGGTGGTGGCTAGCATCAAGGCGCGGGAGGACGAGGCCCAGCTGCTGGTGGTGGACCCCGAGACGGATGAACACTTCAAGCGGCTGCGGGTCACACCCACCGAGGAGCATGTGGAAG GATGGCAGCACGTGGAAGCGAGACCCTTTTCAGGAGAGCGGCCTTCACCTGAGCCCCACAGCAGCTGA
- the NTHL1 gene encoding endonuclease III-like protein 1 isoform X2 codes for MNAAGVRMVVTRARSQGTGTSLRPGGEKAAPLRSGEAAAEGRKSYSPVKRRRKARRLSVAYETSEGEEGEGAERLQAPSWQPQDWRRQLDNIRTMRSGKDAPVDQLGAEHCFDPSASPKQVQRYQVLLSLMLSSQTKDQVTAGAMQRLRARGLTVDSILQTDDSTLGTLIYPVGFWRSKVKYIKQTTAILQQRYGGDIPASVAELVALPGVGPKMAHLAMAVAWGTVSGIAVDTHVHRIANRLRWTKEATRSPEETRRALEEWLPRELWREINGLLVGFGQQTCLPVRPHCHACLNRALCPAAQGL; via the exons ATGAACGCGGCGGGAGTGAGGATGGTGGTGACCCGCGCCCGGAGCCAGGGGACTGGGACCAGTCTGAGGCCGGGTGGGGAGAAGGCCGCGCCGCTCCGGAGCGGAGAGGCGGCTGCAG AAGGGAGGAAAAGCTACAGTCCTGTGAAGCGTCGGCGGAAGGCACGAAGATTGAGCGTGGCCTACGAGAcctcagaaggtgaagaaggcGAGGGGGCCGAGCGTCTCCAGGCACCATCCTGGCAGCCTCAGGACTGGCGGCGGCAACTGGACAACATCCGGACCATGAGGAGCGGGAAGGATGCGCCCGTGGACCAGCTGGGGGCTGAGCACTGCTTTGACCCCAGCGCATCCCCAAAG CAGGTGCAGAGGTACCAGGTGCTGCTGTCCCTGATGCTCTCCAGCCAGACCAAGGACCAGGTGACAGCGGGCGCCATGCAGCGGCTACGGGCCCGGGGCCTGACGGTGGACAGCATCCTGCAAACGGACGACAGCACACTGGGAACGCTCATCTATCCTGTGGGCTTCTGGAGG AGCAAGGTGAAGTACATCAAACAGACCACTGCAATCCTGCAGCAGCGTTACGGTGGAGACATCCCAGCCTCCGTGGCAGAGCTGGTGGCGCTGCCCGGTGTTGGGCCCAAGATGGCGCACTTGGCCATGGCGGTGGCCTGGGGCACTGTGTCAGGCATTG CAGTGgacacacatgtgcacagaaTTGCCAACCGACTCAGGTGGACCAAGGAGGCAACCAGGTCCCCAGAGGAAACCCGAAGGGCTCTGGAGGAGTGGCTGCCCAG GGAACTGTGGAGAGAAATCAATGGCCTGCTGGTGGGCTTTGGCCAACAGACTTGCCTGCCCGTCCGCCCACACTGCCACGCCTGCCTCAACCGGGCCCTGTGCCCAGCTGCACAGGGACTCTGA
- the NTHL1 gene encoding endonuclease III-like protein 1 isoform X4 encodes MSAGLARGGFPQTPKAPREGRKSYSPVKRRRKARRLSVAYETSEGEEGEGAERLQAPSWQPQDWRRQLDNIRTMRSGKDAPVDQLGAEHCFDPSASPKQVQRYQVLLSLMLSSQTKDQVTAGAMQRLRARGLTVDSILQTDDSTLGTLIYPVGFWRSKVKYIKQTTAILQQRYGGDIPASVAELVALPGVGPKMAHLAMAVAWGTVSGIAVDTHVHRIANRLRWTKEATRSPEETRRALEEWLPRELWREINGLLVGFGQQTCLPVRPHCHACLNRALCPAAQGL; translated from the exons ATGTCTGCAGGATTGGCCAGAGGAGGATTCCCACAGACACCCAAAGCCCCCAGGG AAGGGAGGAAAAGCTACAGTCCTGTGAAGCGTCGGCGGAAGGCACGAAGATTGAGCGTGGCCTACGAGAcctcagaaggtgaagaaggcGAGGGGGCCGAGCGTCTCCAGGCACCATCCTGGCAGCCTCAGGACTGGCGGCGGCAACTGGACAACATCCGGACCATGAGGAGCGGGAAGGATGCGCCCGTGGACCAGCTGGGGGCTGAGCACTGCTTTGACCCCAGCGCATCCCCAAAG CAGGTGCAGAGGTACCAGGTGCTGCTGTCCCTGATGCTCTCCAGCCAGACCAAGGACCAGGTGACAGCGGGCGCCATGCAGCGGCTACGGGCCCGGGGCCTGACGGTGGACAGCATCCTGCAAACGGACGACAGCACACTGGGAACGCTCATCTATCCTGTGGGCTTCTGGAGG AGCAAGGTGAAGTACATCAAACAGACCACTGCAATCCTGCAGCAGCGTTACGGTGGAGACATCCCAGCCTCCGTGGCAGAGCTGGTGGCGCTGCCCGGTGTTGGGCCCAAGATGGCGCACTTGGCCATGGCGGTGGCCTGGGGCACTGTGTCAGGCATTG CAGTGgacacacatgtgcacagaaTTGCCAACCGACTCAGGTGGACCAAGGAGGCAACCAGGTCCCCAGAGGAAACCCGAAGGGCTCTGGAGGAGTGGCTGCCCAG GGAACTGTGGAGAGAAATCAATGGCCTGCTGGTGGGCTTTGGCCAACAGACTTGCCTGCCCGTCCGCCCACACTGCCACGCCTGCCTCAACCGGGCCCTGTGCCCAGCTGCACAGGGACTCTGA
- the NHERF2 gene encoding Na(+)/H(+) exchange regulatory cofactor NHE-RF2 isoform X2, giving the protein MAAPEPLRPRLCRLVRGEHGYGFHLHGEKGRRGQFIRRVEPGSPAEAAALRAGDRLVEVNGVNVEGETHHQVVQRIKAVEGQTRLLVVDKETDEELHRRQLTCTEEMARRGLPPAHDPWEPEPDWARAGSLSSEATQEDANGPLRELRPRLCHLRKGPQGYGFNLHSDKSRPGQYIRSVDPGSPAAHSGLRAQDRLIEVNGQNVEGLRHAEVVASIKAREDEAQLLVVDPETDEHFKRLRVTPTEEHVEGPLPSPVTNGTSSAQDGSTWKRDPFQESGLHLSPTAAEAKEKARATRVNKRAPQMDWNRKREIFSNF; this is encoded by the exons ATGGCCGCACCAGAGCCCCTGCGGCCGCGCCTGTGCCGCCTGGTGCGCGGCGAGCACGGCTACGGCTTCCACCTGCACGGGGAGAAGGGCCGCCGCGGGCAGTTCATCCGGCGCGTGGAGCCCGGTTCCCCCGCCGAGGCGGCCGCGCTGCGCGCCGGAGACCGGCTGGTCGAGGTCAACGGCGTCAACGTGGAGGGCGAGACGCACCACCAG GTGGTGCAGAGGATCAAGGCCGTGGAGGGGCAGACGCGCCTGCTGGTGGTGGACAAGGAGACAGACGAGGAGCTCCACCGGCGGCAGCTGACCTGCACCGAGGAGATGGCCCGGCGAGGGCTGCCGCCAGCCCATGACCCCTGGGAGCCGGAGCCAGACTGGGCACGAGCGGGCAGCCTCAGCTCCGAGGCCACCCAGGAG GATGCCAACGGGCCCCTGAGGGAGCTGCGCCCAAGGCTCTGCCACCTACGGAAGGGCCCCCAGGGCTACGGGTTTAACCTACACAGCGACAAGTCCCGGCCCGGACAGTACATCCGCTCAGTGGACCCCGGCTCCCCTGCTGCCCACTCTGGTCTCCGTGCCCAGGACCGACTCATAGAG GTGAACGGGCAGAATGTGGAGGGGCTGCGCCATGCAGAGGTGGTGGCTAGCATCAAGGCGCGGGAGGACGAGGCCCAGCTGCTGGTGGTGGACCCCGAGACGGATGAACACTTCAAGCGGCTGCGGGTCACACCCACCGAGGAGCATGTGGAAG GTCCACTGCCATCGCCGGTCACTAACGGGACCAGCTCGGCCCAG GATGGCAGCACGTGGAAGCGAGACCCTTTTCAGGAGAGCGGCCTTCACCTGAGCCCCACAGCAGCTGAGGCCAAGGAGAAGGCGAGAGCCACCAGGGTCAACAAGCGGGCACCACAGATGGACTGGAACCGGAAGCGCGAGATCTTCAGCAACTTCTGA
- the NTHL1 gene encoding endonuclease III-like protein 1 isoform X1, whose amino-acid sequence MNAAGVRMVVTRARSQGTGTSLRPGGEKAAPLRSGEAAAEGRKSYSPVKRRRKARRLSVAYETSEGEEGEGAERLQAPSWQPQDWRRQLDNIRTMRSGKDAPVDQLGAEHCFDPSASPKVQRYQVLLSLMLSSQTKDQVTAGAMQRLRARGLTVDSILQTDDSTLGTLIYPVGFWRVSQPVAGRPGGTTGLQKVSRKLNSCGGRGQSLEQASLASKVKYIKQTTAILQQRYGGDIPASVAELVALPGVGPKMAHLAMAVAWGTVSGIAVDTHVHRIANRLRWTKEATRSPEETRRALEEWLPRELWREINGLLVGFGQQTCLPVRPHCHACLNRALCPAAQGL is encoded by the exons ATGAACGCGGCGGGAGTGAGGATGGTGGTGACCCGCGCCCGGAGCCAGGGGACTGGGACCAGTCTGAGGCCGGGTGGGGAGAAGGCCGCGCCGCTCCGGAGCGGAGAGGCGGCTGCAG AAGGGAGGAAAAGCTACAGTCCTGTGAAGCGTCGGCGGAAGGCACGAAGATTGAGCGTGGCCTACGAGAcctcagaaggtgaagaaggcGAGGGGGCCGAGCGTCTCCAGGCACCATCCTGGCAGCCTCAGGACTGGCGGCGGCAACTGGACAACATCCGGACCATGAGGAGCGGGAAGGATGCGCCCGTGGACCAGCTGGGGGCTGAGCACTGCTTTGACCCCAGCGCATCCCCAAAG GTGCAGAGGTACCAGGTGCTGCTGTCCCTGATGCTCTCCAGCCAGACCAAGGACCAGGTGACAGCGGGCGCCATGCAGCGGCTACGGGCCCGGGGCCTGACGGTGGACAGCATCCTGCAAACGGACGACAGCACACTGGGAACGCTCATCTATCCTGTGGGCTTCTGGAGGGTGAGCCAGCCTGTGGCCGGCAGGCCTGGGGGCACCACTGGCTTGCAAAAGGTGTCAAGGAAGCTGAACagctgcggggggcgggggcagtcGCTGGAGCAGGCATCCCTGGCT AGCAAGGTGAAGTACATCAAACAGACCACTGCAATCCTGCAGCAGCGTTACGGTGGAGACATCCCAGCCTCCGTGGCAGAGCTGGTGGCGCTGCCCGGTGTTGGGCCCAAGATGGCGCACTTGGCCATGGCGGTGGCCTGGGGCACTGTGTCAGGCATTG CAGTGgacacacatgtgcacagaaTTGCCAACCGACTCAGGTGGACCAAGGAGGCAACCAGGTCCCCAGAGGAAACCCGAAGGGCTCTGGAGGAGTGGCTGCCCAG GGAACTGTGGAGAGAAATCAATGGCCTGCTGGTGGGCTTTGGCCAACAGACTTGCCTGCCCGTCCGCCCACACTGCCACGCCTGCCTCAACCGGGCCCTGTGCCCAGCTGCACAGGGACTCTGA
- the NHERF2 gene encoding Na(+)/H(+) exchange regulatory cofactor NHE-RF2 isoform X1 encodes MAAPEPLRPRLCRLVRGEHGYGFHLHGEKGRRGQFIRRVEPGSPAEAAALRAGDRLVEVNGVNVEGETHHQVVQRIKAVEGQTRLLVVDKETDEELHRRQLTCTEEMARRGLPPAHDPWEPEPDWARAGSLSSEATQEDANGPLRELRPRLCHLRKGPQGYGFNLHSDKSRPGQYIRSVDPGSPAAHSGLRAQDRLIEVNGQNVEGLRHAEVVASIKAREDEAQLLVVDPETDEHFKRLRVTPTEEHVEGPLPSPVTNGTSSAQLNGGSVCSSRSDLPGLDKDTEDGSTWKRDPFQESGLHLSPTAAEAKEKARATRVNKRAPQMDWNRKREIFSNF; translated from the exons ATGGCCGCACCAGAGCCCCTGCGGCCGCGCCTGTGCCGCCTGGTGCGCGGCGAGCACGGCTACGGCTTCCACCTGCACGGGGAGAAGGGCCGCCGCGGGCAGTTCATCCGGCGCGTGGAGCCCGGTTCCCCCGCCGAGGCGGCCGCGCTGCGCGCCGGAGACCGGCTGGTCGAGGTCAACGGCGTCAACGTGGAGGGCGAGACGCACCACCAG GTGGTGCAGAGGATCAAGGCCGTGGAGGGGCAGACGCGCCTGCTGGTGGTGGACAAGGAGACAGACGAGGAGCTCCACCGGCGGCAGCTGACCTGCACCGAGGAGATGGCCCGGCGAGGGCTGCCGCCAGCCCATGACCCCTGGGAGCCGGAGCCAGACTGGGCACGAGCGGGCAGCCTCAGCTCCGAGGCCACCCAGGAG GATGCCAACGGGCCCCTGAGGGAGCTGCGCCCAAGGCTCTGCCACCTACGGAAGGGCCCCCAGGGCTACGGGTTTAACCTACACAGCGACAAGTCCCGGCCCGGACAGTACATCCGCTCAGTGGACCCCGGCTCCCCTGCTGCCCACTCTGGTCTCCGTGCCCAGGACCGACTCATAGAG GTGAACGGGCAGAATGTGGAGGGGCTGCGCCATGCAGAGGTGGTGGCTAGCATCAAGGCGCGGGAGGACGAGGCCCAGCTGCTGGTGGTGGACCCCGAGACGGATGAACACTTCAAGCGGCTGCGGGTCACACCCACCGAGGAGCATGTGGAAG GTCCACTGCCATCGCCGGTCACTAACGGGACCAGCTCGGCCCAG CTCAATGGTGGCTCCGTGTGCTCGTCCCGAAGTGACCTGCCCGGCTTAGACAAGGACACTGAG GATGGCAGCACGTGGAAGCGAGACCCTTTTCAGGAGAGCGGCCTTCACCTGAGCCCCACAGCAGCTGAGGCCAAGGAGAAGGCGAGAGCCACCAGGGTCAACAAGCGGGCACCACAGATGGACTGGAACCGGAAGCGCGAGATCTTCAGCAACTTCTGA